One Hordeum vulgare subsp. vulgare chromosome 4H, MorexV3_pseudomolecules_assembly, whole genome shotgun sequence DNA window includes the following coding sequences:
- the LOC123448395 gene encoding uncharacterized protein LOC123448395, producing MFTHCSLHLRSVGISCRPEEKIIVAQLPLSESNLPAKMEAELCLLRSNEWELIRNLQINMWRFISTSKGRKTSRVKLMTWLGESPVFSIPLFPPSSQSFSGLTSYYHCGASKHGMGFEEKLLQILGKWYVSMYMTMKVFQRLCLKHRVFEVSQADLQNDEDQAYRKIMPEPFVVSPLAPSILVPSLCYTLF from the exons ATGTTCACCCACTGCTCTCTGCATCTTCGCTCTGTTGGCATCTCGTGCCGCCCTGAAGAAAAAATCATCGTGGCGCAGCTGCCCTTAAGTGAATCCAATTTGCCGGCGAAGATGGAAGCTGAACTATGCCTTCTACGCTCCAATGAGTGGGAGCTTATACGGAATCTACAGATAAA CATGTGGCGATTCATCAGTACATCAAAGGGGAGGAAGACCTCGAGGGTGAAGCTGATGACATGGTTAGGCGAAAGTcccgtcttctccatccctttgtTCCCTCCGAGTTCCCAAAGTTTTTCTGGCCTCACCAG CTATTATCACTGTGGAGCTTCAAAACATGGTATGGGATTTGAGGAAAAGTTGCTGCAGATTTTGGGAAAGTGGTATGTGAGCATGTATATGACCATGAAAGTTTTTCAG AGATTATGCCTGAAGCACCGGGTGTTTGAAGTATCTCAAGCTGATCTTCAGAACGATGAGGACCAGGCCTACAGGAAGATTATGCCTGAACCATTTGTCGTTTCTCCTTTGGCCCCGTCTATTCTTGTCCCATCTCTTTGCTACACACTTTTTTAG